The genome window GCGTCTCGGCCGTGGCCGACACCGAAGTGGTCAACCTGAGCAACCGCACCAGCGCCGACTTGCTCCCCGTGGCGCAGAACTTCATCGGCAAGGACGGCACCGTCAGCGCCTACGGCAATCAACTGATCGTCAAGGCCGACCCTGGCAAGATCCAGGACCTTCGCGCCCTGCTGTCTCAACTGGATACTCCGGCCAAACGCCTGCTGATCACCGTCGACACCAACGAAAACAACCAGCAGAACACGGGAGACAGCCAGACCCGCATCATCAGCTACGGCACCACCAGCCGCGACGGCGGTACCCAGCAGATCCAGGCCAGCGAAGGCGTGCCTGCGCTGATCCAGGTCGGCCAGAGTGTGCCACTGACCACCACCCAGCAGGACAGCTATGGCCGCCTGCAAAACCAGACCCAGTATCGCAACGTGACCCAGGGCTTCTACGTGACCGCCAGCGTCACCGGCGAGACCGTGCACCTGGCAATCAGTACCAATCGTGACCGCATGAGCCAGGAGCGTCCCGATGTAGTGAACGTACAGAGTACCGACACAACCGTCAGTGGGCGCCTAGGCGAGTGGATCACCCTGGCCGGCATCAATCGCGAGACCCAAGCCGACAAATCCGCTACAACCCGCAGCTACTCTACTCAGGGCCGTGATGACCTGACGGTGCGCGTCAAGGTCGACACCCTGAACTGAAGCACCAAAAACTGACTGATGAGTCGTATTAGACTAAAGATGTAGTGCTTTAAAAAAAGCACTACAAAACATTTGACGATCCAAAAAAGCCTGGGCATGATGGCCTCGCTCCCGCTAATCAGGGGCCCTGGCAAGGGCCTTCGGATCGCGCTCCAAGCTACCCACCTGAGCCGATTCGTGTCTGTACCGCCCACAAGGCGTGTTTGACGAGGTTGCGACTGGAACGAAGTTGTCCCGAGGGACGGAAGCTAACCAGGTAACCCGGCTACACGCTGTTGAACACCCGAGGGCCCACGACGCCCGAAGACTGTTCTCGGTCCGCCTGTACCTGCCCGACCCTCTCGCTACTCGTTCATCCCGTCGCATTCCCCGCCAGACCCGACATGACCGCCTAAGCTTCTGGTCAGCGAGCAGCCCTGCCCCCGCACTTGAATGCAGGGCTGGCAAATGGATTTTTCCACCACACGAAGACGCGACGAGGTTTACTTCCATGGCACTGACACGCGAACAGCAAATTGCAGCCCTCGAGAAAGACTGGGCTGAAAACCCACGCTGGAAAGGCGTGACCCGCGCTTACTCCGCTGCTGACGTCGTCCGCCTGCGTGGCTCGGTTCAACCTGAGCACACCTTTGCAAAACTCGGCGCCGAGAAGCTGTGGAAGCTGGTTACCCAAGGGGCCAAGCCTTCCTTCCGTCCCGACAAAGATTTCGTCAACTGCATGGGCGCCCTCACTGGCGGCCAGGCAGTCCAGCAGGTGAAAGCCGGTATCCAGGCGATCTACCTGTCCGGCTGGCAAGTGGCGGCGGACAACAACTCCGCTGAATCCATGTACCCCGACCAATCGCTGTACCCGGTGGATTCGGTTCCAACTGTGGTCAAGCGCATCAACAACTCGTTCCGTCGTGCCGACCAGATCCAGTGGAAAGCCGGCAAGAACCCGGGCGATGAAGGCTACATCGATTACTTCGCGCCGATCGTGGCCGACGCCGAAGCCGGTTTCGGCGGTGTACTCAACGCCTACGAACTGATGAAGAGCATGATCGAGGCAGGTGCTGCCGGCGTGCACTTCGAAGACCAACTGGCATCCGTGAAGAAATGCGGTCACATGGGCGGCAAGGTATTGGTGCCTACCCAGGAAGCCGTACAGAAGCTGACCGCTGCGCGCCTGGCCGCTGACGTTGCTGGCACGCCAACCATCATCCTGGCGCGTACCGACGCCAACGCTGCTGACCTGCTGACTTCGGACTGCGACCCGTATGACCAGCCCTTCGTGACTGGCGAGCGCACCCAGGAAGGCTTCTATAAGGTACGTGCCGGTCTCGACCAGGCCATCGCTCGCGGCCTGGCCTACGCCCCGTACGCCGACCTGATCTGGTGTGAAACCGCCAAGCCGGACCTGGACGAAGCCCGTCGATTCGCCGAGGCGATCAAGAAGGAATACCCGGACCAACTGCTGTCCTACAACTGCTCGCCTTCCTTCAACTGGAAGAAGAACCTGGACGACGCGACCATCGCCAAGTTCCAGCGCGAACTGTCCGCCATGGGCTACAAGCACCAGTTCATCACCCTGGCCGGCATCCACAACATGTGGCACAGCATGTTCAACCTGGCGCACGATTACGCCCGCAACGACATGACCGCCTACGTGAAGCTGCAGGAGCAGGAGTTCGCTGACGCCGCCAAGGGCTACACCTTCGTGGCTCACCAGCAGGAAGTGGGCACCGGCTACTTCGACGACATGACCACCGTGATCCAGGGCGGCACCTCGTCCGTGACCGCGCTGACCGGCTCGACCGAAGAAGAGCAGTTCCACTAAGCACCGCGTACACGGCCACTGCAGCCCCAAGGAAGACCTAACCGCAGTGCCGCACAACGATCACGCCCCGACCTGTTCGGGGCGTTTTTTTGCCTCGTGAAAACCTCCCTGACAAAATGAAGGTCAAAATGTGGGAGGGGGCTTGCCCCCCGATGAGGGAGCGTCAGTTGATACATCTGTGACTGACCCGCCGTCATCGGGGGCAAGCCCCCTCCCACATTAAGAACGGTGGTGACCTCGGAATTTTTGTACGAAACATTGATCCAGAGCGGTATTTGCAGGGATCAAATCGGTTAAAAGATCCCCGTCGGCAACTAAGCGGTATTCAACCAAGTAACAGCAACTTCCCCCGCCCCACCACACACACCCGCTTAAAACCCGCGCAAACAATATTCATTATCATTTAGACCATGAAAACTTCGTTACCGGTTAAACAAAACACATTTGATTAAATGCCCGCTAATGCCCGCCACACAAGGGCTGCAGCCCCAAGAAGGTGCACTATGTGCTTATTCCATCGAATAATTTCGCCATAGGAATTTTACTTGCCCGGTGTTTAGCCATAAAATCACCGCGATTGATTGCAGTGCGACATATCGTCACTGCATCGTTACTTTTTCGAGCTCAGAGACCTTTGCTCTCTGTTAAGGATTTCCAGCATGACCGAAGCGACAGGACTCATGGCCCACAACTGGGGCTTTGCCATTTTCCTCCTCGGTGTTGTCGGCCTCTGCGCCTTCATGCTCGGTGTCTCCAGCCTCCTCGGGTCAAAAGCCTGGGGCCGCAGCAAAAATGAACCGTTCGAGTCCGGCATGCTGCCTACAGGTGGCGCCCGCTTGCGGCTCTCAGCCAAATTCTATCTGGTCGCGATGCTGTTCGTGATCTTCGATATCGAAGCCCTCTTTCTCTTTGCCTGGTCTGTGTCCGTCC of Pseudomonas azotoformans contains these proteins:
- the aceA gene encoding isocitrate lyase codes for the protein MALTREQQIAALEKDWAENPRWKGVTRAYSAADVVRLRGSVQPEHTFAKLGAEKLWKLVTQGAKPSFRPDKDFVNCMGALTGGQAVQQVKAGIQAIYLSGWQVAADNNSAESMYPDQSLYPVDSVPTVVKRINNSFRRADQIQWKAGKNPGDEGYIDYFAPIVADAEAGFGGVLNAYELMKSMIEAGAAGVHFEDQLASVKKCGHMGGKVLVPTQEAVQKLTAARLAADVAGTPTIILARTDANAADLLTSDCDPYDQPFVTGERTQEGFYKVRAGLDQAIARGLAYAPYADLIWCETAKPDLDEARRFAEAIKKEYPDQLLSYNCSPSFNWKKNLDDATIAKFQRELSAMGYKHQFITLAGIHNMWHSMFNLAHDYARNDMTAYVKLQEQEFADAAKGYTFVAHQQEVGTGYFDDMTTVIQGGTSSVTALTGSTEEEQFH
- a CDS encoding secretin N-terminal domain-containing protein: MSLRTLLTALLLTASVSAVADTEVVNLSNRTSADLLPVAQNFIGKDGTVSAYGNQLIVKADPGKIQDLRALLSQLDTPAKRLLITVDTNENNQQNTGDSQTRIISYGTTSRDGGTQQIQASEGVPALIQVGQSVPLTTTQQDSYGRLQNQTQYRNVTQGFYVTASVTGETVHLAISTNRDRMSQERPDVVNVQSTDTTVSGRLGEWITLAGINRETQADKSATTRSYSTQGRDDLTVRVKVDTLN
- a CDS encoding NADH-quinone oxidoreductase subunit A, producing the protein MTEATGLMAHNWGFAIFLLGVVGLCAFMLGVSSLLGSKAWGRSKNEPFESGMLPTGGARLRLSAKFYLVAMLFVIFDIEALFLFAWSVSVRESGWTGFVEALVFIAILLAGLVYLFRVGALDWAPEARRKRQAKLKQ